A portion of the Paenibacillus sp. PvR098 genome contains these proteins:
- a CDS encoding tyrosine-type recombinase/integrase, with translation MQQQLYLPNKALVLEENNASYSDDQIVAMFLATAQRSDYTIRNYKNAIRKFKLFIGDKSLNDVTWREIEVYKMGLIKGIFNNKPNAPATVAIHLAPLRSLFKWASDPNIGIFDHNPTTCVRSPKISVTSKNHYLTKREVITLLEQLKRQGFRDYVIGLTLVLLGLRVSELVSIEWGHFHTDPEETTNWLTVINGKGGKQREVKVPGMLWNLIEELYRQGQQAGYNPIQDKRIFPFSVRLIEKIIQKAREQCEFEKKVTPHWLRHTNATLALLNGASLQQVQENLGHTHINTTQRYLHTVGQINKAAPDYVADCFKNKY, from the coding sequence ATGCAGCAACAATTGTATCTGCCTAATAAGGCTCTGGTTCTTGAAGAAAATAACGCATCTTATTCGGATGACCAGATTGTTGCTATGTTTTTAGCCACAGCTCAACGTTCAGATTACACAATAAGGAATTATAAAAATGCGATAAGAAAATTCAAACTATTCATTGGAGATAAATCACTAAACGACGTCACATGGAGGGAAATTGAGGTTTACAAAATGGGGTTAATCAAAGGTATTTTCAATAACAAACCGAACGCTCCAGCAACTGTCGCCATTCATCTGGCACCACTGCGTTCCTTATTCAAATGGGCTAGTGATCCTAATATCGGGATTTTTGACCATAATCCTACTACATGTGTTCGTAGTCCCAAAATATCTGTTACCAGCAAAAATCACTACTTGACCAAACGAGAGGTCATTACATTATTAGAGCAGCTAAAAAGACAGGGATTTCGTGATTATGTCATTGGATTAACCCTTGTATTACTCGGATTGAGAGTGTCGGAATTAGTCTCCATTGAATGGGGACATTTCCATACCGATCCTGAAGAAACGACCAACTGGTTAACTGTGATTAACGGAAAGGGAGGAAAACAACGTGAAGTAAAAGTACCGGGGATGCTGTGGAACCTAATTGAAGAATTATATCGTCAAGGACAACAGGCGGGTTACAATCCGATTCAAGATAAACGAATATTCCCCTTTTCTGTAAGACTTATAGAAAAAATTATTCAGAAAGCACGTGAACAATGTGAATTTGAAAAGAAAGTGACTCCCCACTGGCTTAGACATACCAATGCAACTTTAGCCTTGCTCAATGGAGCTTCTTTGCAGCAAGTTCAAGAAAATCTTGGACATACACATATTAATACCACACAACGATACCTTCATACAGTGGGGCAGATAAATAAAGCAGCACCCGATTATGTTGCAGACTGTTTCAAAAATAAATATTAG
- a CDS encoding chemotaxis protein CheW, which translates to MSFINQQFAVFTINKSMYGLPIQEISEIIRMQTVNWTPNSQREVLGMIHLREKVIPIISLHRVFLETEKELDSKTRIIVIHAKGKEIGIVVDEVDKVMLLPEQYISPPPYRSENGWMRGVYHHEELIIALVHMEAVLGNVDMDLF; encoded by the coding sequence ATGAGCTTTATAAATCAACAATTTGCTGTTTTTACCATTAATAAAAGTATGTATGGCCTTCCTATTCAAGAAATTTCGGAAATCATCCGAATGCAAACGGTTAATTGGACGCCCAATTCGCAGCGAGAGGTCTTAGGAATGATTCATCTCAGGGAAAAAGTAATCCCGATTATTAGTCTGCATCGCGTTTTTCTGGAAACGGAAAAAGAGTTAGATTCCAAAACCCGCATTATTGTTATACATGCCAAAGGCAAGGAAATCGGTATTGTGGTAGATGAAGTGGACAAGGTAATGTTATTGCCGGAACAGTATATTAGTCCGCCCCCTTACCGGTCTGAGAATGGCTGGATGAGGGGAGTGTACCATCATGAGGAATTGATTATCGCTCTGGTCCATATGGAAGCGGTATTAGGGAATGTGGATATGGATTTGTTTTAA
- a CDS encoding methyl-accepting chemotaxis protein, which produces MMKWFYDLKTSVKLITAFVMVSIILACVGFFGLSNMGTVNSSLEDMYHERLQPVKNMSEVRIAFQQMRIAIRDIGREETSAGKDKYDDLVKEIRKEIEAKINVYSGRNLTPEQQRAVQQFSSAWQAYNPLFDQAMQLSYANRDDEFRELLSGDLSAVGDELDHALNEIININVKVAESAYADSKEVYTSSQFITISVIIISFVISIGLGIYISRIISSPLNKVVELVTKVAKGDLRETTDIDTKDEIGILAKSINDMVLSLRSTVGGILASAESVSAAAQQISASTEEIASGSNSQATAAQTMSELFKELSTAINSVAQSAEQASELSNKTMGIAQDGGKVVRSSIDGMNLVNQQVSRLEEDSNKIGEIIEVIDDIADQTNLLALNAAIEAARAGDQGRGFAVVADEVRKLAERSSEATKQITSIIKGMQENTQQSVKAVGDGVISSQKTGEAFDNILSMVNETAHKVTEIAAASEEQAAQSSEVLLSIESISATTEESAASSEETASTAQSLSQLAEELNNTVMIFKIN; this is translated from the coding sequence ATGATGAAGTGGTTTTATGATTTAAAAACATCCGTGAAATTGATCACGGCTTTTGTTATGGTTTCGATTATTTTAGCATGTGTTGGTTTTTTTGGATTGTCGAACATGGGAACGGTTAATTCCAGCTTGGAAGATATGTATCACGAAAGGCTTCAACCCGTTAAAAACATGTCGGAAGTACGAATCGCGTTCCAGCAGATGCGGATAGCCATTCGGGATATTGGAAGAGAGGAAACCAGTGCAGGGAAAGATAAGTACGACGATCTAGTCAAAGAAATCAGGAAAGAGATAGAAGCTAAAATCAATGTATACAGCGGGCGCAATTTAACTCCGGAGCAGCAGCGGGCTGTCCAACAATTTAGTTCCGCTTGGCAGGCATATAATCCGTTATTCGATCAAGCGATGCAATTAAGCTATGCGAATCGGGATGATGAGTTCAGAGAGCTGCTATCCGGCGATTTGTCGGCAGTGGGTGACGAATTGGATCATGCGTTGAATGAAATTATCAATATCAATGTGAAAGTTGCAGAGTCAGCATATGCCGATTCAAAGGAAGTGTATACATCATCACAATTTATCACGATCTCTGTCATTATCATTTCATTTGTCATCAGTATAGGTTTAGGGATTTACATTTCCCGAATTATCTCCAGTCCTCTTAACAAGGTCGTCGAATTAGTCACAAAGGTGGCTAAGGGAGATTTGCGGGAAACGACGGACATCGATACCAAGGATGAGATCGGAATTTTAGCAAAATCAATTAACGACATGGTGTTAAGCTTAAGATCAACCGTCGGGGGCATTCTGGCTTCAGCGGAAAGTGTATCGGCAGCGGCACAACAAATTTCTGCCTCCACGGAAGAGATTGCCAGCGGCAGCAACAGTCAGGCCACTGCGGCGCAAACGATGTCCGAACTGTTCAAGGAATTGTCTACAGCCATCAATTCGGTGGCTCAAAGTGCAGAGCAAGCCTCGGAATTGTCCAATAAAACAATGGGGATTGCTCAGGATGGAGGGAAAGTGGTTCGCTCTTCCATTGACGGGATGAATTTGGTCAATCAGCAAGTATCCAGGCTGGAGGAAGACTCCAATAAGATCGGGGAAATTATTGAAGTGATTGACGATATCGCCGATCAGACCAATCTGCTTGCTTTGAACGCAGCGATTGAAGCGGCTCGTGCTGGAGATCAGGGGAGGGGCTTTGCGGTAGTTGCCGATGAAGTCCGCAAATTAGCCGAACGCAGCAGTGAAGCGACCAAGCAGATCACTTCCATTATTAAGGGAATGCAGGAAAACACCCAGCAAAGCGTAAAAGCTGTAGGTGATGGTGTTATATCGTCTCAGAAAACAGGAGAAGCGTTTGACAACATCCTGTCCATGGTTAATGAAACCGCCCATAAAGTTACTGAAATTGCCGCCGCCAGCGAAGAGCAGGCCGCACAGTCCTCCGAAGTGCTGCTATCGATTGAGAGCATCTCCGCAACGACCGAAGAGTCGGCCGCCAGCAGCGAGGAAACAGCGTCCACCGCTCAATCTCTATCGCAACTGGCGGAAGAACTGAACAATACGGTTATGATTTTCAAAATTAACTAA
- a CDS encoding chemotaxis protein CheW: MEKNRDEQYIEVGIGKERYALRIYEIHEIIKMQDITEIPNSLSYLNGVINLRGSIVPIIGLRNRFGLPEKAPTKTTRIVVVNYAEEMVGIVVDQVNQVTSFADIQPPPERIGSVNGSFFAGIGCTDTGLVSILKLEEILRV; the protein is encoded by the coding sequence ATGGAAAAAAATCGGGATGAACAGTACATAGAGGTGGGCATCGGCAAAGAAAGATATGCGCTTAGAATCTACGAAATTCATGAAATTATCAAGATGCAGGATATTACCGAAATTCCTAATAGCTTATCATATTTGAATGGTGTCATTAATTTGCGGGGTAGTATTGTGCCGATCATTGGTTTGCGCAATCGATTTGGATTACCGGAAAAGGCCCCAACGAAGACAACCCGAATTGTTGTGGTGAATTATGCCGAGGAGATGGTGGGGATCGTCGTGGATCAAGTGAATCAAGTCACGAGCTTTGCGGACATACAGCCTCCACCGGAACGAATCGGCAGCGTGAATGGCTCCTTTTTTGCGGGGATCGGATGTACCGACACCGGGTTGGTCAGCATATTGAAACTGGAAGAGATCCTTCGGGTATAG
- a CDS encoding chemotaxis protein CheA has translation MMNPLYMSELKSVFLDEVEEQLQIMDQDVLHLEQAGESGETIQSLFRAAHTLKGSSAAMGFEEMKQLTHEMEHLLDQVRNRQVRVTGAMINLLFNCLDHLQILREEFIAGEAISTEISPLLEELRRAIKPKNQFRQDTVITNEQASSFQTRIGPDIVLKAVQLQEKGSRVFVVRVRLTVECVMKSVRAAVILQQLCSIGEVLYSDPSSENLREEDDSVYEQFLILLASQAEASKIQDVLLSFLDVAEAEASLYLAEMNESNPLEATVGIHMNSQKNDNMPAAGEGKRKPQTIRVDVERLEHLMNLVGELVIDQTRMSQVGNILNHRYTTDDTVAELGQVSDHVSRVIGELQESVMKVRMLPLEQLFNRFPRMVRDLAQSLNKEIELIIGGSETELDRTVIEEIGDPLIHLIRNAVDHGMETTAERIRVGKPSRGILRITAAHEENQVVITVEDDGPGIDPGRIRESAVRKGVVTEDEAQKLSDREAVYLIFRPGFSTAAAVSDISGRGVGMDIVRNHIEKLNGLIDIESKPGEGTRFKIKLPLTLAIITGLLIKLSGRTFILPMSCVIEIVRMPIEAFQTIKKDPVVVIREEVLPVVWLHDHFRIPRTQDERKQMPVVVVGTADKRIALVVDELNGNQEIVVKSLGAYVGKTGGVSGATILGDGRVALILEVSGICQFIGKGV, from the coding sequence ATGATGAATCCGTTATATATGTCCGAGCTCAAAAGCGTATTTTTGGACGAGGTCGAAGAACAGCTTCAAATCATGGATCAGGACGTATTGCATCTGGAGCAAGCCGGGGAATCGGGGGAAACGATTCAAAGCTTATTTCGGGCAGCGCACACGTTGAAGGGTTCTTCTGCTGCGATGGGTTTCGAAGAGATGAAGCAGCTGACGCATGAAATGGAGCATCTCTTGGATCAAGTGCGCAATCGGCAAGTGCGTGTTACAGGCGCAATGATCAATTTGTTATTTAATTGCCTGGATCATCTGCAAATATTGAGAGAAGAGTTTATTGCCGGAGAAGCCATCTCAACAGAGATATCTCCATTATTGGAGGAACTGAGGCGTGCCATAAAGCCGAAAAACCAGTTCAGGCAAGATACGGTAATCACTAATGAACAGGCCTCTTCATTTCAAACCAGGATTGGCCCGGATATCGTCTTGAAGGCTGTACAATTACAAGAAAAGGGGTCTCGCGTGTTTGTCGTACGTGTCAGGCTCACCGTTGAATGCGTAATGAAATCGGTTCGTGCCGCTGTGATCTTACAACAGCTTTGTTCAATTGGTGAGGTTCTGTATAGCGATCCCTCATCGGAGAATCTGCGTGAAGAAGACGACAGTGTGTACGAACAATTCCTTATTCTGCTAGCTTCTCAAGCTGAAGCATCGAAAATTCAAGATGTCCTCCTATCCTTCTTGGATGTGGCTGAAGCGGAGGCTTCTCTCTACCTGGCGGAAATGAATGAAAGTAACCCCCTTGAAGCTACAGTAGGCATTCATATGAATTCTCAAAAAAACGATAACATGCCCGCTGCCGGAGAGGGGAAGCGGAAACCGCAAACGATCCGGGTGGATGTGGAACGGTTGGAGCATCTGATGAACTTGGTGGGAGAGCTTGTCATTGATCAAACTCGGATGAGCCAAGTTGGAAATATATTAAACCATCGTTATACGACTGATGATACGGTGGCTGAACTGGGGCAAGTATCCGATCATGTCTCCCGGGTGATCGGGGAATTGCAGGAAAGCGTCATGAAGGTACGCATGCTTCCGCTTGAGCAATTATTCAATCGGTTTCCGCGAATGGTTCGGGATTTAGCACAGTCATTGAACAAAGAGATCGAATTGATCATTGGGGGAAGTGAAACCGAACTGGATCGAACGGTCATTGAAGAAATTGGAGATCCGCTTATTCATTTAATCCGAAATGCGGTGGACCATGGGATGGAGACGACGGCGGAACGAATAAGAGTCGGGAAACCTTCCAGAGGGATACTGCGAATTACTGCTGCACACGAAGAGAACCAAGTGGTCATAACGGTAGAAGATGACGGGCCGGGTATCGACCCCGGGCGAATAAGGGAATCGGCTGTCCGTAAAGGCGTCGTTACGGAGGACGAAGCCCAGAAGCTTTCCGACCGGGAGGCCGTCTATCTGATATTCCGCCCCGGCTTCTCAACTGCGGCAGCCGTCAGTGATATATCCGGTCGGGGAGTCGGAATGGATATTGTCCGCAATCATATCGAAAAACTGAACGGTCTAATCGATATTGAATCCAAACCGGGAGAAGGGACCCGGTTTAAAATCAAACTACCGTTAACTTTGGCGATTATTACCGGTCTGTTAATCAAGTTAAGCGGAAGGACCTTTATTCTGCCGATGAGCTGCGTCATAGAGATTGTTCGTATGCCGATAGAGGCCTTTCAAACAATCAAAAAAGACCCTGTGGTTGTCATTCGGGAAGAAGTGCTGCCGGTCGTCTGGCTGCACGATCATTTCCGTATTCCAAGGACACAGGATGAACGTAAACAGATGCCTGTTGTCGTGGTAGGCACTGCCGACAAGCGAATCGCATTGGTGGTAGATGAACTGAATGGGAATCAGGAGATCGTGGTGAAATCGTTGGGCGCTTATGTGGGCAAGACAGGCGGCGTTTCGGGTGCTACGATCTTGGGGGATGGGAGAGTTGCTTTGATTCTGGAGGTTTCGGGAATTTGCCAATTCATCGGAAAAGGCGTGTGA
- a CDS encoding response regulator codes for MRVLIVDDAAFMRMTLRKILESAGHEVAGEAVDGDDAILKYNELKPDLVTMDITMPRKDGIAATKAIRSVDPNAKILITSAMGQAAMVKEAVLSGAFDFIVKPVDEDRLLAAVTKASITYYENTIKT; via the coding sequence GTGAGGGTTTTAATTGTGGATGACGCTGCATTTATGCGGATGACGCTTCGGAAAATCTTGGAATCGGCAGGCCATGAGGTGGCGGGTGAAGCCGTGGACGGAGATGATGCCATTTTAAAATATAACGAGCTCAAGCCCGATTTGGTGACTATGGATATTACGATGCCACGGAAGGATGGAATTGCGGCTACTAAAGCCATACGTTCTGTCGATCCGAATGCGAAAATCTTGATTACTTCGGCGATGGGACAAGCTGCGATGGTTAAGGAAGCCGTGTTGTCCGGCGCATTTGATTTTATAGTTAAGCCTGTGGATGAGGATCGCTTGTTAGCGGCTGTCACTAAGGCCTCGATAACCTATTACGAAAACACTATAAAGACATAA
- a CDS encoding zinc-dependent alcohol dehydrogenase: MKAVTFQGAKDIQVKEVADPKLHKSDDIIVRITSTAICGSDLHIYQGALPAAKDYVIGHEPMGIVEEVSPGVTRVKKGDRVVLPFNISCGQCFYCHHEMESQCDHSNKDSAIDSGGYFGFTERYGNYPGGQAEYLHVPYGNFMPFVIPESCELPDEALLFMSDVLPTAYWSVENAGVEQGDTVVVLGCGPVGLMTQKFAWMRGAKRVIAIDNVPYRLNHAKKMNNVEIINFDDYNDYDDVGKYIREMTKGGADVVIDCVGMDGKKSTIEAIEQKLKLQGGTLSPIKIALDAVRKFGTIQLTGVYGAKYNMFPLGNIFERNITLKMGQAPVIHYMPMLFEKITAGEFDPTEIITHQVPLERAADVYKIFNDHEEDCIKVVLKP; this comes from the coding sequence ATGAAAGCCGTAACGTTTCAGGGAGCAAAGGACATCCAGGTTAAGGAAGTCGCAGATCCGAAGTTGCATAAGTCTGACGACATTATTGTGCGGATTACCTCTACAGCCATTTGCGGGTCAGATCTTCATATCTATCAAGGAGCATTACCGGCAGCCAAGGATTATGTGATCGGACATGAGCCTATGGGAATTGTCGAAGAAGTGTCCCCTGGTGTCACAAGGGTAAAGAAAGGCGACCGGGTCGTGTTGCCATTCAATATCTCTTGCGGCCAATGTTTCTATTGCCATCACGAGATGGAAAGTCAATGTGATCATTCGAATAAAGATTCAGCCATCGATTCGGGCGGATATTTCGGTTTCACGGAACGTTACGGCAACTACCCGGGGGGCCAAGCGGAATATCTTCACGTTCCGTACGGCAACTTCATGCCGTTCGTCATACCGGAGTCCTGCGAACTTCCGGATGAAGCGCTGTTGTTTATGTCAGATGTTCTCCCTACCGCCTATTGGAGTGTAGAGAACGCCGGCGTGGAACAAGGAGATACGGTCGTCGTGCTGGGCTGCGGTCCTGTTGGACTGATGACGCAAAAATTCGCATGGATGAGAGGGGCCAAGAGAGTGATCGCAATCGATAATGTCCCATATCGGCTCAACCATGCGAAAAAAATGAACAATGTCGAAATAATCAATTTTGATGACTATAACGATTACGACGATGTGGGCAAGTATATAAGGGAAATGACCAAAGGCGGAGCGGACGTTGTCATCGATTGCGTGGGCATGGACGGCAAGAAGTCCACGATCGAGGCCATTGAACAGAAGCTCAAGCTTCAAGGCGGAACACTTAGTCCAATCAAAATCGCATTAGATGCCGTCCGGAAATTCGGGACGATCCAGCTCACCGGTGTGTACGGCGCCAAGTACAACATGTTCCCGCTCGGCAATATTTTCGAACGGAATATCACTCTGAAGATGGGACAGGCTCCTGTCATCCACTACATGCCTATGCTGTTTGAAAAGATTACGGCTGGTGAATTTGATCCAACGGAAATCATCACGCACCAGGTCCCGCTCGAGAGAGCGGCAGATGTTTATAAGATCTTTAACGATCATGAGGAAGATTGCATCAAGGTCGTGCTGAAACCATAG
- a CDS encoding fused MFS/spermidine synthase — translation MKEIDDLHLLAKELSKCNEITVYDATQLYGEIGKYRFLQFSDDAIQGAIDLMDPKRIVLEYPRAIIQLMECNDPHFENVFIIGHGIGTIAGHYQNKRFRTAEIDEKVVELSKAFFRYKKDNVIVGDGRQILMNEEPNEFDYIILDAFTKEGTPVHLTTMEFFEMTKEKLNSRGSIIMNLMGKAKNDKLINAIHTTLRETYVYTKAFSLPGKDVSDIRNIILIGSNKNIDFPRDMAGFFEIELGQGHIILDREPRFS, via the coding sequence CTGAAGGAGATAGATGACTTGCATCTATTAGCTAAGGAGTTAAGCAAGTGTAATGAGATTACAGTATATGATGCTACCCAGTTATATGGGGAAATAGGGAAATATCGATTCTTGCAGTTTTCAGATGATGCTATACAAGGTGCAATAGACTTGATGGATCCGAAGCGCATCGTGCTAGAATACCCGAGGGCAATTATACAATTAATGGAATGTAACGATCCTCATTTCGAAAACGTGTTTATCATAGGCCATGGGATTGGTACGATCGCAGGCCATTACCAGAACAAGCGATTTAGAACAGCGGAAATCGACGAGAAAGTGGTGGAGTTAAGCAAGGCGTTTTTTAGATACAAAAAGGATAATGTTATTGTCGGAGATGGCCGCCAGATCCTTATGAATGAAGAACCGAATGAATTTGATTATATTATCCTGGATGCCTTCACCAAAGAGGGTACTCCGGTTCATTTAACAACCATGGAATTTTTCGAAATGACCAAGGAAAAGCTCAACTCTCGGGGATCTATTATCATGAATCTAATGGGAAAAGCCAAGAACGATAAACTAATTAATGCCATTCATACGACTCTTAGAGAAACCTATGTTTACACAAAAGCTTTTTCCCTACCGGGAAAGGATGTGTCTGACATAAGGAATATCATATTAATTGGAAGCAACAAGAACATTGATTTCCCACGGGATATGGCAGGCTTTTTTGAGATCGAATTAGGACAAGGACATATCATACTGGACAGAGAACCAAGATTTTCTTGA
- a CDS encoding YmaF family protein → MKEIPIKGFVVCSGNEESDHSHKLYITSWDGRPIHVHPFAGTTSYDVGHAHRYAGTTEPAPSGVQHTHGYYAETTFNDGHIHIIHGVTGPAIQLPGGGHIHYFEGNTTVNGRIPHVHHYSGKTGKEN, encoded by the coding sequence ATGAAAGAAATTCCGATTAAGGGATTTGTCGTGTGTTCAGGTAACGAAGAGTCCGACCATTCACACAAATTGTATATCACCTCATGGGACGGCAGACCTATACATGTCCATCCATTTGCCGGCACAACCTCTTATGACGTCGGTCATGCACACCGGTATGCCGGAACTACAGAACCGGCACCCAGCGGCGTGCAGCACACTCATGGCTATTACGCTGAAACAACATTTAACGATGGCCATATTCATATCATTCATGGAGTCACAGGCCCCGCAATCCAGCTTCCTGGTGGTGGACACATTCATTACTTTGAAGGGAATACTACTGTAAATGGACGCATCCCACATGTTCATCACTACAGCGGTAAAACAGGCAAAGAAAATTAA
- a CDS encoding TOMM precursor leader peptide-binding protein: protein MNTVVAIIGEGLLADFVSRELSAHYKVVHQTDFIIGAPRAAELVLVIHDDWHSFDYLKTEEILQQVGIPCLHGFVSLNEGVVGPLVHPGKPGCSLCADTRRFMARSESNEMVNLLNVLTLPGDIPRNVRISPSGLRHVAHLLVSETQRVLQDDKAYTEDHMYIINLKTLKTSLHFVLPDPLCPVCGQLPYDSSTGARISLEPRPKTNAESYRCRSVDDLKKVMVKDYLDSRTGLFNAKMQDLVSPFASVTVNLPTFTTGDEVTGGRSHSYAESELTAILEGLERRCGLAPHGKQTVIYDSFNNLADKALDPVKVGLYTKEQYAQPDFPFEPFDPDSPMNWVWGFSFMRERPILVPESLAYYSSIYGGGFVQEGSNGCALGGSLEEAIFYGMLEVVERDSFLMTWYAKLPVPRLDPFSANDQELQLMIERLQAVAGYNIHLFNITMENGIPSIWALAKTQNPEEEMNIICAAGAHVDPIRAAKSAIHELAGMLLILQEKFKASREDFVKMFHDSYLVQQMEDHVMLYSLPQAEERLQFLLDRQRSLCMFDEEFKRKVSHSDLTDDLKDLVNVFRQLNLDVIVVDQTSPETLRNGLYCVKVLIPGMLPMTFGHHLTRLSELERVLRIPMELGYAKIPLTIEQLNPYPHPFV from the coding sequence ATGAATACTGTTGTAGCGATAATTGGAGAAGGTTTACTGGCTGACTTTGTAAGCAGAGAATTGTCTGCCCACTATAAAGTCGTTCATCAGACCGATTTTATAATAGGAGCTCCAAGAGCGGCTGAACTAGTTTTAGTGATACATGATGACTGGCATTCCTTCGATTATCTTAAGACTGAAGAGATACTGCAGCAGGTCGGCATACCTTGCCTGCACGGTTTCGTTTCATTGAATGAAGGGGTAGTCGGACCGTTAGTTCATCCGGGCAAACCGGGATGCTCCCTGTGTGCGGACACCCGTCGATTTATGGCGAGAAGCGAGTCCAATGAAATGGTAAATTTACTAAATGTGTTGACCCTGCCCGGGGACATCCCCCGTAATGTAAGAATATCGCCTTCAGGATTACGCCATGTAGCTCATCTGCTTGTTTCAGAGACACAGAGAGTACTTCAGGACGACAAAGCCTACACGGAAGACCATATGTATATAATTAACCTTAAAACGCTAAAGACCTCACTGCATTTCGTTCTGCCTGACCCGCTGTGCCCAGTATGCGGCCAATTGCCTTACGATTCATCCACTGGAGCCCGAATTTCATTGGAACCAAGACCCAAAACAAACGCCGAGAGTTATCGTTGCCGTTCGGTAGATGATCTGAAAAAAGTTATGGTCAAAGACTATCTGGATTCCAGAACAGGTCTATTTAATGCAAAAATGCAAGATCTCGTATCGCCTTTTGCTTCTGTGACTGTGAATCTACCGACTTTCACGACGGGAGATGAGGTAACTGGAGGACGGAGCCACTCTTATGCGGAAAGCGAATTGACCGCCATTCTAGAAGGTTTGGAGCGTCGATGCGGATTGGCCCCCCACGGTAAACAAACCGTGATATACGACAGTTTTAACAATCTTGCAGATAAAGCACTCGATCCAGTCAAGGTCGGCTTATACACTAAGGAACAATACGCTCAGCCTGATTTCCCGTTCGAACCTTTTGATCCTGATAGCCCAATGAATTGGGTATGGGGCTTTTCGTTCATGCGCGAGCGCCCGATTCTTGTTCCAGAGAGTCTTGCCTACTATAGCTCAATCTACGGTGGTGGTTTTGTGCAAGAAGGTTCAAACGGATGCGCTTTAGGGGGAAGTTTAGAAGAAGCCATTTTCTACGGAATGTTGGAAGTGGTTGAGCGAGACTCGTTCCTGATGACTTGGTATGCAAAATTGCCTGTCCCCCGCCTTGACCCCTTTTCTGCTAATGATCAAGAACTACAGTTGATGATTGAAAGGTTACAGGCAGTCGCCGGATATAACATTCATTTATTTAACATAACGATGGAGAATGGAATTCCAAGCATTTGGGCATTGGCGAAAACCCAGAATCCGGAGGAAGAAATGAATATCATCTGTGCGGCCGGAGCCCATGTAGATCCTATACGGGCAGCAAAAAGTGCGATTCACGAATTGGCTGGCATGTTGTTAATACTTCAAGAGAAATTTAAAGCGAGCCGGGAGGATTTCGTAAAAATGTTCCATGATTCATATTTGGTACAGCAAATGGAGGACCATGTAATGCTGTACAGTTTACCACAAGCGGAGGAGCGGCTACAATTCTTGTTGGATAGACAGCGTTCATTGTGCATGTTTGATGAGGAATTTAAGCGAAAGGTAAGTCACTCGGATCTGACGGATGATCTAAAGGACTTGGTTAACGTGTTTCGCCAATTGAACCTCGATGTGATTGTAGTAGATCAGACTTCACCGGAAACACTTCGAAACGGGTTATATTGCGTAAAAGTGCTTATTCCAGGAATGCTGCCAATGACGTTCGGACATCACCTTACCCGCTTGTCAGAGCTAGAAAGAGTGCTTAGAATACCAATGGAGCTTGGGTATGCGAAGATACCGCTAACGATTGAGCAGCTTAACCCATATCCTCATCCTTTTGTATAA
- a CDS encoding sporulation protein YjcZ, which yields MSTVAGFSCGGFSCGGFGFTTTGVILVLFILLVIVSRAIVI from the coding sequence ATGAGTACTGTTGCTGGTTTTAGCTGTGGAGGTTTTAGCTGTGGAGGTTTCGGTTTTACTACCACTGGAGTTATACTCGTTCTGTTTATTCTGTTGGTTATTGTTTCCAGAGCTATTGTAATCTAA
- a CDS encoding DUF1540 domain-containing protein: protein MENPMVKCSIANCEYWEQGNNCSAEVIMIEVNSHADRTQPQHKGDEGYDSRHRDSASGIVDTCCQTFEERKIH from the coding sequence ATGGAGAATCCAATGGTAAAATGCAGCATTGCCAACTGTGAATACTGGGAGCAGGGCAATAACTGCAGCGCTGAAGTCATTATGATTGAAGTAAACTCCCATGCCGACAGGACCCAGCCCCAGCACAAAGGCGATGAAGGCTACGATTCCCGTCACCGCGATTCGGCCTCGGGCATTGTCGACACCTGTTGTCAGACGTTTGAGGAGAGAAAGATCCATTAA